A genomic stretch from Setaria viridis chromosome 1, Setaria_viridis_v4.0, whole genome shotgun sequence includes:
- the LOC117835059 gene encoding lactoylglutathione lyase GLX1, producing MRALPTMAGRGAVACAAAPVPRRSLLLSTAAAGAALQLNAEQLAGTRPLRLTRNATGGAAAKIRASADAAQAATFSGADEAAAWAKKDNRRFLHVVYRVGDLDKTIKFYTECLGMKLLRKRDIPEEKYTNAFLGYGPEDSHFVVELTYNYGVDKYDIGAGFGHFGIGVDDVAKTVELVRAKGGKVTREPGPVKGGTTVIAFVEDPNGYKFEILERPGTPEPLCQVMLRVGDLDRAISFYEKACGMELLRKRDNPEYKYTVAMMGYGPEEKNAVLELTYNYGVTEYDKGNAYAQIALGTDDVYKTAEVVKLFGGKVVREPGPLPGINTKITSILDPDGWKSVFVDNIDFAKELE from the exons ATGAGGGCTCTCCCGACGATGGCCGGCCGCGGGGCggtggcctgcgccgccgcgcccgtcccCCGGAGGTCGCTgctcctctccaccgccgccgcaggtgcGGCGCTGCAGCTGAACGCGGAGCAGCTGGCCGGGACCCGGCCGTTGCGGCTCACCAGGAACgcgaccggcggcgcggcggcgaagaTCCGGGCCTCGGCGgacgcggcgcaggcggccacCTTCAGCGGCGCGGACGAGGCCGCGGCGTGGGCCAAGAAGGACAACCGGCGCTTCCTCCACGTCGTCTACCGCGTCGGCGACCTCGACAAGACAATCAA GTTCTACACTGAATGCCTGGGTATGAAGCTGCTGAGGAAGAGGGACATACCCGAGGAGAAGTACACCAACGCGTTCCTCGGGTACGGGCCCGAGGACTCGCATTTCGTCGTCGAGCTCACCTACA ATTACGGGGTCGACAAGTATGACATCGGCGCAGGTTTCGGCCACTTCGGCATTGGAGTCGACGAT GTGGCCAAGACAGTTGAGCTCGTCAGAGCAAAGGGAGGCAAGGTGACCAGGGAGCCCGGGCCCGTCAAGGGCGGCACGACCGTGATCGCCTTCGTCGAGGACCCTAACGGCTACAAGTTTGAGATCCTTGAGAGGCCGGGCACTCCAGAGCCCTTGTGCCAGGTGATGCTCCGCGTCGGCGATCTCGACCGCGCCATAAGCTTCTACGAGAAG GCCTGTGGAATGGAGCTGTTACGGAAGAGAGATAACCCTGAGTACAAG TACACGGTAGCCATGATGGGTTACGGCCCTGAAGAGAAGAACGCAGTGCTGGAGCTGACCTACAACTATGGCGTCACCGAGTACGATAAGGGGAACGCATATGCGCAG ATCGCCCTTGGCACCGACGATGTCTACAAGACCGCGGAGGTGGTGAAGCTGTTCGGAGGGAAGGTGGTGCGGGAGCCGGGGCCCTTGCCGGGGATCAACACCAAGATCACGTCCATCCTGGACCCTGATGGCTGGAAATCG GTGTTTGTTGATAACATTGACTTTGCCAAGGAGCTGGAGTAG
- the LOC117853916 gene encoding uncharacterized protein yields MAQSTGSEPYCVQAPARRSGKAASPEKMLNCFVRSVALVERAGNALGTLAFTWATVVLLGGYPTVLRPTDDFWFATAIVFLEAARMFSRNNRLDYQVFFHTRGAVRSLGWKGMVVIVSLSNVINYLFMMSRKHLKASPELGSILIIGMLILTAAVGQFLSPRTLRGCLTHMTISPKHPIKLLGHIPPRRSISLCSPLVAILLLAPSIHYSDGPDLMPERRFRSTMAKWTVFIVLLLAVLLLTISRLRFRRITELVDHALGSKQVLWRRLIMNLCMSVALTMMVFIQEGPIYQGRMLGYELYSIVLVSFGNLQIPVAVLRVVLALVRLIPHNYYDGDNTGDKTNLAPSLSIFYGMVLGQGILYLVACTLDIFTFIPRRSLARHGGFKGHQLGMETIKLYHGYVLEKCMEKDALAPKKISLSSFAMDSLNSDSPKIQLHGIQLIHNLLQTEPTKTQLLAKLTTCPNTSARLIKMLDWTDPRNATIRLFAAKVTAELAKGLRVITIPWKIQNVSTLLDYGNKQGERGNPLMDKDDDEQETMHDPVLNGSGYHEERLIAVPDTGNLLETQDRSTQQTPIGTSEQSSWIVRCWRCMASIPKDEPLADTDKDLLPALGMSILYNLAGCDQSNCEEIVKATGLIPKIIGFTSYRRSDTTYDTQGKVLVTSSLQLLHRLTSIKGEIGITLRHKISKHAFLLRNLAKILADSSSSQELRKLVAGIIRNLAVDGNTRQEIGCIRVIITRLMQEFLSLGRPLGTYADHKLQKVAGQALAMLAMESAHNCSVMLYETGHVFIKELTTMIHDDKYRCVAASLLRNMCLHARHELNELDLQAISYSVREVLERIMDAEGAELEILICLGSQICKVIPEEFARELEHGCIKDRFVKRLGDALNANMEPSALCPGIRRVILEQVINMMEHDLHYASCFNNCRMMEAVSMVEDTASKAENYCIFLGDVGLMEHREPLTSLVVRVKRFLAVRSTQ; encoded by the exons ATGGCGCAGAGCACTGGCAGCGAGCCATACTGCGTCCAAGCTCCGGCTCGCCGCAGCGGCAAGGCAGCCTCACCGGAGAAGATGCTCAACTGCTTTGTTCGCTCCGTCGCGCTGGTCGAGAGGGCGGGCAACGCGCTCGGCACGCTGGCGTTCACGTGGGCCACCGTCGTCCTGCTCGGCGGCTACCCCACGGTGCTCCGCCCAACCGACGACTTTTGGTTTGCGACAGCCATAGTCTTCCTTGAAGCGGCAAG GATGTTCAGCCGTAACAACAGACTAGATTACCAAGTATTCTTCCATACTAGAGGTGCTGTTAGATCTCTTGGTTGGAAGGGGATGGTCGTCATCGTGAGCCTTTCCAATGTTATCAATTACCTGTTCATGATGTCGAGGAAACATCTGAAGGCTTCTCCAGAGTTGGGAAGCATCCTTATTATTGGCATGCTAATACTAACCGCTGCAGTTGGGCAGTTTCTGTCTCCACGAACTCTAAGGGGTTGTTTGACAcacatga ccatatctcccaaacaccccataaaATTACTAGGGCACATACCACCGCGCCGTTCCATATCCTTGTGTAGCCCCTTAGTTGCAATCCTATTGTTGGCTCCCTCTATACATTATAGCGACGGCCCCGATTTAATGCCTGAACGCCGTTTCAGAAGCACAATGGCCAAGTGGACAGTATTTATCGTATTGCTTTTAGCAGTGCTTCTCCTTACAATCAGCCGCCTACGTTTCCGAAGAATCACCGAACTGGTTGATCATGCTCTAGGAAGCAAACAAGTGCTTTGGCGTCGACTAATTATGAACTTGTGCATGTCTGTTGCACTAACGATGATGGTGTTCATCCAGGAAGGTCCAATATATCAAGGTCGCATGCTGGGATACGAGCTATATTCTATAGTTCTCGTGTCATTTGGCAACTTACAGATTCCTGTTGCAGTCTTACGTGTCGTGCTCGCACTAGTGCGTCTTATACCACATAACTACTATGATGGTGACAACACCGGGGACAAGACAAACCTCGCCCCATCTCTAAGCATCTTCTATGGGATGGTCCTCGGCCAAGGAATACTTTACCTTGTGGCCTGCACGCTCGACATCTTCACATTCATTCCTCGGAGATCCCTTGCCCGTCATGGTGGATTCAAAGGTCATCAACTGGGAATGGAAACTATCAAACTGTACCACGGGTATGTTTTGGAGAAATGCATGGAAAAGGATGCGCTTGCTCCAAAGAAGATCAGCCTCAGCAGCTTTGCCATGGATTCCCTGAACTCAGACTCACCCAAGATTCAGCTCCATGGGATCCAGTTAATACACAACCTTCTGCAGACAGAGCCTACTAAGACACAGCTCCTCGCAAAGCTCACCACTTGTCCAAACACTTCAGCTAGATTGATCAAAATGCTAGACTGGACGGATCCCAGGAATGCTACTATCAGATTATTCGCCGCCAAGGTTACCGCCGAGCTTGCAAAGGGCCTCCGAGTGATCACTATCCCTTGGAAAATTCAGAATGTATCTACACTTCTTGATTACGGTAACAAACAGGGAGAAAGAGGAAACCCACTTATGgataaagatgatgatgaacaaGAGACAATGCATGATCCAGTTCTGAATGGCTCTGGTTACCATGAGGAAAGGCTTATTGCAGTTCCAGACACTGGTAACCTATTGGAAACACAAGATCGCTCAACCCAGCAGACACCTATTGGCACTTCCGAGCAGAGCTCCTGGATAGTCAGATGCTGGCGATGTATGGCGTCGATTCCTAAGGATGAGCCACTGGCAGACACCGACAAGGATTTGCTCCCTGCACTGGGAATGTCAATTCTTTACAATCTTGCTGGTTGTGATCAGAGCAACTGTGAGGAGATCGTCAAAGCAACAGGACTCATTCCAAAGATCATAGGATTCACAAGCTACCGTAGAAGTGACACGACGTATGACACTCAGGGGAAGGTCCTTGTGACTTCATCATTACAGTTGTTGCACAGGCTCACAAGCATCAAAGGAGAAATTGGCATTACACTTCGGCACAAGATATCGAAGCATGCCTTCCTCCTAAGAAACCTTGCAAAGATCCTTGCAGACAGCTCGAGCAGCCAAGAATTGAGGAAATTGGTGGCAGGAATCATAAGAAACCTTGCTGTCGATGGGAACACGAGGCAGGAGATTGGGTGCATCCGTGTGATCATTACGAGGCTCATGCAAGAATTTCTCAGCCTAGGCCGACCTTTAGGTACATATGCTGATCACAAGCTACAGAAGGTCGCCGGGCAAGCGCTGGCAATGTTGGCAATGGAGAGTGCGCATAACTGCTCGGTTATGTTATATGAAACAGGGCACGTGTTCATCAAGGAACTCACAACTATGATCCATGATGATAAGTATAGATGTGTGGCTGCAAGTCTGTTGCGGAATATGTGCTTACACGCTCGACACGAGCTTAACGAGTTGGATTTGCAGGCAATATCTTACTCCGTGCGAGAG GTGCTAGAAAGAATAATGGATGCAGAGGGTGCAGAACTAGAGATCCTTATATGCCTTGGTTCACAGATATGTAAAGTCATTCCTGAAGAGTTTGCCCGAGAACTGGAGCATGGCTGTATTAAGGATAGATTCGTCAAGAGGCTCGGCGATGCACTGAATGCAAACATGGAACCCAGTGCTCTCTGCCCAGGGATCAGGAGGGTGATCCTCGAGCAAGTCATAAACATGATGGAACACGATCTTCATTACGCGAGCTGTTTCAACAATTGTCGCATGATGGAAGCGGTGTCCATGGTGGAAGACACGGCCTCAAAGGCTGAAAACTACTGCATCTTCCTGGGCGATGTTGGGCTCATGGAGCACAGGGAGCCTCTGACATCTCTCGTTGTGAGGGTTAAGCGGTTCCTCGCCGTCCGTTCAACTCAGTGA